Part of the Vigna unguiculata cultivar IT97K-499-35 chromosome 3, ASM411807v1, whole genome shotgun sequence genome, AACATTTTGTACTCAGTGATAAATGCATAATTTATTGACGGTATATTTGGCAAGTTCTCTTGCCTAAACAAGAGAATCAATCTTGAGATCTGTAAAAGATGTAAAAGAAAAGACATTGACATAGTAAAATTCAATAGTTGTTGGGGTTGTACTCTGATAGATAGTAAAACGCTTGGTGGGATAATGCATTCTGCAGAGGAATTCCAATTCTAGATAGTttaattgaacattcctaaattataagttattatGTTTCTAAATGCACTTACAATTGCAAGGGCTATTTAAAATTGTATGTTGGTTATGCAGAAGCCGTTCCTTTCTTCTTGACTTATTACAATCAGTAAATAATAGCTTTCAAAAGGAAAGTTAGTAAGAAGCCATACCTTCTTCTCTGGTTCTTCATCAGAAAGTAGTATGGTATATGCATCATCCATGGTGTCTTCTGTAGGATTAAGTGTTTCTGAAAGATTGTTGGGGTCTGACTCTGATATCTCCATTGAAACCTTCAATAAGTCGTTGCTTGTAGTGTCTTCTTTCTGGATTCTACTCGAACAAATCCGCATTATGTTGTAAACATATGCCCATAGAAAAACTGCTCCAATCTAAAGTTACCCAAATGAACCACAATCCAAAAGATTAACACAATCAATTACAGACAAAACTATTCTTAGAGAGCTACTATTCAGCTGCAATATTATTCAATAATTGAATGAAATAGGGTCCATTAAGGGAgacattttaaaaactaatagtACCAAACCATTAATTTTATTCAGAACATGCAACttcaaaattaacattttgcATACCGCCATAGAAAGTACAGCATAAGACATTCCATATTGATGGCAGAGATCGGGTTCTCCAAAAGGACTGTCTTTCTCTTTACATATAGCCGGAATGATGATCATAGGAAGGTTCCCTAGATTTCCTGTTCATACGAATCTTAAAAATGAGCTCAACCATAAAATGCATTAAACAGAGAATGAAGAACAAAGTGTTTGATgctttaacaaaaataatacattgcaAATGTAATGCTGGCAGCAAGAGACCACAAGTGCAAGGTATTTTCTTAGTCATCAAAGTTTACTGAGGTATACTAAGCAGAGAAAAACAAATGGGTCCCACCAAGATTTCGAATCTTTATCTGTCACACCGACCAGGAGAGAACCTTAAGAATTTCTCAAATCTACTATTAAAGAATGAATTAAAAGTTTGTGTTTACTGTATAGGTTATGCAGATTAAAAAATGTGGTTTCCagcattgatttatttgtacaGAGCAGTTCATACCAGCAGAACAACAACCCAAGATTAGACCTTCCATGTGTTTGGGAGGCCTtgtaatttttatcaaaatccATCCCAAGGCCGAGCCTAATATGAATGTGGCAAGAATATTCACGGGCATGAACCACctaaatcacaacaaaaaatgtCACAAACTCGTTGTGAATTAACAAAGCAAACCgaggttaaaaataaatactcaCAACTTAACAACACTCTCAAAGGTAATCGTTTTGGCCAGATTACTACCCACCAGCGACGGATTAAACACATAAAACCCAAGCTGTCACAGAAAGAACATCGTTTTCAGCAAACTGCTcgatgaaaaaaatacaaacaaagtaaaagaaaaatgtcttctttttttcttcaggCATTGAATAATCTGTATTAATTTGTAACCTGATTCACTATCTTCCTTGCATCATTTCCCAATATTGATATGCCATCCAATGCAAGAAACAATCCAAGTGCAGTAATGAGTAACACTTTGATAACGGGGAAAGTGGCTACCAGAAATAGGTTGAGAAACCCCATTATGGCAAATCTTCAAACAACCTATGCTCATATAATAAGATTCCTACAACCAAACTAGAATATGTATCTTTAAAATGTTCAAAACTGAAGTACAATGTTGACTTGTAAAAAACCATGTGTATTTAAAAGCATAAGGTTGTTGTTGCATCTTTGTTCAACAAAAAGACCTTAATCATGACTTAACACATTCATGAATGTGAGACTGAGGGAAGCGCAGACAGAGCAATTACGTAACTAAGAACCGCGTTCGAAGGTCTCAAAGGAGTCCCACCCAGCCGAATGGATTGATATTTTCAGAAGGTTAACTTTAGGAAAATGAGTCGTTTGACAAACAAATTTTTGACAAAAGTTGATAAAGTTACTATTTttcagaataaaaattaaatgtaccATTAATATAAGATTAcgaaaatgtatttttaattatgaaattaaatacataattaactttttattttgcttCTATAAACATGTCACtgcatatatttatcatttttaaaagcATTATTAATTACTACTATAGTTATTATAAACCTTTAATTCATTATGAAATCCATTCGTAAGATATTTACACGTtagtaaatttattaatttactatGAATGTAACTACAGAAATTATTCTACcagtaattaattttattaaatattatcaccacttaaataattaaatttactgatcttttactgtattttgtaagaaaatc contains:
- the LOC114177236 gene encoding protein PIN-LIKES 3-like; translated protein: MGFLNLFLVATFPVIKVLLITALGLFLALDGISILGNDARKIVNQLGFYVFNPSLVGSNLAKTITFESVVKLWFMPVNILATFILGSALGWILIKITRPPKHMEGLILGCCSAGNLGNLPMIIIPAICKEKDSPFGEPDLCHQYGMSYAVLSMAIGAVFLWAYVYNIMRICSSRIQKEDTTSNDLLKVSMEISESDPNNLSETLNPTEDTMDDAYTILLSDEEPEKKVSFPSKIMHHLRVISSNLNLKSIFAPSTIGAIVGFFIGVIPQIRNLTIGSNAPLRVVEDSASMLGDAAIPTVTLIMGANLLQGLKGSSTPVWTIVGIIVVRYIFLPVLGVAVVKTAIHLSLVHSDALYQFVLLLQYALPPAMNIGTIAQLFGSGESECSVIMLWTYGLASIAVTLWSTYFMFIVS